ACTGCGCCAGCGAGTGCTCCTTGCCGGCCTCGTCCTTGAGGGTGAAGGCCGGGGCGGGCTTGCCCACCTGGGCGGTGTCGGCGGCGAGCGCCACCACGGGCAACATCACGGCGAGGGCGACTGCACTGATGAGCGTCTTCATCCGGTCAGCTCTCCTTGTGGGGGTACAGCGGAAGCAATCTCGCTACGTCGCGTCCGCCACGCGCTCGGCCGCGCGGCGCACGGCCTCGATGACGGAGTCGGTGGTGAGCAGCTCGGGCAGCACCTCGGGCTTGTCGGGCGCCGCGGGGCTCACCACCAGGTACATGGGCACGCCGGCCCGGCCGAACTCGGCCAGCTTCGCGCTGATGCGCTCGTCCCGACGCGTCCAGTCCGCCACGAAGAAGGCCACCTTGTGCTGCGCGAACGCGGCCCGCACCTCCTCGCGCGTCAGCACCGTGCGCTCGTTGAACTTGCACGTGAGGCACCAGTCCGCCGTGAAGTCGACGAACACCGGCTGGCCCGCCTCCAGCGCAGCGGCCACCGCCGCCTCGTCCCACGGCTGCGCCTCGGCCACCGCCGATGCCTTGCGCAGCGCCGGTCCCGTCTCCTCGAAGCGCAGCGACAGCACGCCGCCCACGGCCAGCACCGCCACCACCGCCACCACGCCCGCGACCTTGCGCCCGCCCTCGGCCCCCTGCGCCAGTCCGTACATCCACGCGCCCAGGCCCACCACCGCGAGGAAGGCCAGCAGCCGCGCCATGCCGTCCACGCCCGTGAGGCCGCCCATCACCCACACCAGCCACACCGTGGTGCCCAGCAGCGCGAAGCCCAGCAGCTGCTTGCCGCGCTCCATCCACGCGCCCGGCTTGGGCAACAGCTTCGTCAGCCCGGGCACCAGCACCAGCAGGCAGAAGGGCAGCGCCAGGCCGAGGCCCAGCATGAAGAAGGTGGCCAGCACCGTGGCCGGGCCCGCCGCGAGCGCGAAGCCCACCGCGGTGCCCAACAGCGGCGCCGAGCAGGGCGTGGCCAGCACCACCGCCAGCACGCCCTCGCCCGCGCTGCGCGCCAGGCCGTGGCTCGAGTCCACCTTCTCCACCAGGGCGGTGCCGTCCGTGCCCACCGTGAAGACGCCGAAGAGGTTGAGGGCGAAGGCCACCAGCACCGCGGCCACCGCCGCGACGAAGAGCGGCTCCTGGAACTGGAAGCCCCAGCCCACGCTGCTCCCACCGGCGCGCAGGGCCAGCACCACCAGCGCCAGCGCCAGCAGCGAGCCGATGATTCCCCCCGCGTACGCCAGCGCGTGCAGCGCCACCTTGCCGCGCTCGGCGTGCACCGTGCGGGTGAAGCCGTACGCCTTGAGGGCCAGCACCGGGAAGACGCACGGCATGAGATTGAGCAGCGCGCCCCCGAGGAAGGCGAAGAGAAGCACCAGCCCCAGCGACAGCGAGGACTCGGACGCCACGGCCGTGCCCACCGTGGGAGGCTTCACCACGGGCGCCGCCTTCACCACCGGAGCGGCCGGGGCGGTCCCGGGCGGTGCGGCCACCACGGGCGCGAGCGCCAGGTCCAACGTCAGCGCGCGGTAGCCCGAGGCCGCCGTGCCCAGCCGCAGCACACCCGCCAGCCGGGGCTCCTGCGCGGGCACATCCTGAGCGACCGTGCCCTCCAGCTTGAAGGTGCCGGGCTTGCCGGCCACGGGCGCGAGCTCCACGCGCGCGATGCCCTTGATGCGATCAGGAATGAAGAAGTCCTTCTCCACCACGGGTGCCGGCTGCCCCTGGGGAGCCGTCACGGTGAAGGTGCCGGTGAAGGGCTGGCCGGCGGTGAGCGGCTTCGTGTCGAGCGCGAGCGACACCACGTGGCCGGCGCTCTCGGGCGTCACCGGCACGCTCGCGCGGGCCGCGTCGAAGGCGGCGGCGAACTCCGGGTCCTTCCGCGTCTCGGGGCCCACCGGGATGTGCCGGGTGAGCATGAGCTGCGCGGGCAGGCAGCGCTGCTCGCACACCAGGATGTCCGACGCGGCCGACAGCTGCAGCGAGCCCGTCATCTGCTCGGACGCGCGGGCCTCGGCGAAGAGGAGCACCTCCTCCGCGTACCCATAGGAGGTGATGAAGCCGTCCGGGCTGCGGAAGGTGATGGGCAGGGGCCACTGCAGCTCGCCCACGGTGGTGCCCGGCGTGTCCCAGACGATCTCCGAGGCCAGGCCCGACTCTCCTGGATTCTTCCAGTAGATGTGCCAGCCCGGGTCCATGCGGAAGCGCACGCCCACCCGGAAGGAGTCACCCGGCTTCACCTGGGAGACATCCGTCAGGAGGGCCGCCTCCACGCGAGGGTTGCCCTGATCCGGAGCGCCCGTCGACACCGCGGTGGCCGGCAGCTCCGCCCGTGCCACACCCGTGCCGAGGACGAGCCCCAGCACCGCGACGAAAAGACCACCCCAGCTCGAACGTCGTACCCGCTGCTGCGTCATGCGCCTCCCGTTAACCCACCGGCTCGCCGTCCGCCAGCCTCATGCCCCTGGAGTGGCGCCCATCAACCCTCCGGGCAGGCGGGCATTCCCGGGTGGAAGTCCCGGTGGTACCAGAGATACGCAGCGGCCCGCCCGTGGGTTACAGCGTGTGGGAGAGCGAGGGGGTGCTCAGTTCCTCGCCTTGCGGACGATGGGGAGCGCGGGCTGGACGATGCTCAGCCCGGTGTGCGCGTCCGCGGCCCTTGCCCGGCGCACCCCGAGCGCCGGCACGTCTCCCGACCGGCGCTCCACCGCCAGCCGCAGGTCCGCCAGCCGATCCACGTGGCGCTTGGCCGGAACCTGCTCCACCGACAGCCGCACCAGCTCGCGCAGGAACTCCTCGGCATGGGCCAGGGCATGCTCGGCCGCCGTCGGGTTGCGCCGCAGCAGCGCCTTCCACGCCGAGGCCTCCGCCGCCACCAGGTCCAGCTCCGCGCCCACCGCGCGCACGAAGCGGCCCTCCGGGCTGTCCGGCAGCACGCGCTGCACCGGCACCGTCACGCGCCGCGTGTCGCCCCGCTCCGCCCAGGACGTCGTCACCTGCAGCGACCACTCGGCCAGCTCCAACTGCCCCGTGAAGAGCGCCCGGCGCGGGAACGCGCTCGACAGCGCGCCCAGCCCCACGCTCATCGAGTCCCCCTCCACGCGCGCCGGGTAGCGGTGGCGGCAGAGCAGCTCGGTGAAGCCAATGGGGCGCACGTGCAGGCGCGCCTCGGTGCCCACCTCGCCGAAGAGCTCGGCCACCAGCGCCGCGGTGGCCACGGGCAGACCCTCGGCGTCGTCCACGTGCGTGAAGCCCGTGCCCGCGGGCCCGGTGAGCGCCTCGAGGATCTCCGGCAGGTAGTGCCGCCCCAGTCCCATCGCGTGCAACGTGATGCCCGACTCGGCCACCTTGCTGCCCAGCGCGCGGAAGTCCGCCAGCGAGCGCCGGCCCACCGACGGCTCTCCATCCGTGAGCACCAGCATCTTCGGGCGCGCCCCGGGGATGAACATCCGGCGCACCGCCGCGGCACCGGATTCCACCGCCTCGTGCAGCGCGGTGCCCTCGCCCGCGTCCAGCGCGGAGAGGCTCTCGGAGAGCTCCGCTCGCGCCTCGGCGTCCATGAGCCGCAGGGGCACGAGCTGCTCGGGGACGCCGTCGAAGGCGAGCAACCCGAGGTAGTCCTTCGGCC
This is a stretch of genomic DNA from Archangium violaceum. It encodes these proteins:
- a CDS encoding protein-disulfide reductase DsbD family protein; translated protein: MTQQRVRRSSWGGLFVAVLGLVLGTGVARAELPATAVSTGAPDQGNPRVEAALLTDVSQVKPGDSFRVGVRFRMDPGWHIYWKNPGESGLASEIVWDTPGTTVGELQWPLPITFRSPDGFITSYGYAEEVLLFAEARASEQMTGSLQLSAASDILVCEQRCLPAQLMLTRHIPVGPETRKDPEFAAAFDAARASVPVTPESAGHVVSLALDTKPLTAGQPFTGTFTVTAPQGQPAPVVEKDFFIPDRIKGIARVELAPVAGKPGTFKLEGTVAQDVPAQEPRLAGVLRLGTAASGYRALTLDLALAPVVAAPPGTAPAAPVVKAAPVVKPPTVGTAVASESSLSLGLVLLFAFLGGALLNLMPCVFPVLALKAYGFTRTVHAERGKVALHALAYAGGIIGSLLALALVVLALRAGGSSVGWGFQFQEPLFVAAVAAVLVAFALNLFGVFTVGTDGTALVEKVDSSHGLARSAGEGVLAVVLATPCSAPLLGTAVGFALAAGPATVLATFFMLGLGLALPFCLLVLVPGLTKLLPKPGAWMERGKQLLGFALLGTTVWLVWVMGGLTGVDGMARLLAFLAVVGLGAWMYGLAQGAEGGRKVAGVVAVVAVLAVGGVLSLRFEETGPALRKASAVAEAQPWDEAAVAAALEAGQPVFVDFTADWCLTCKFNERTVLTREEVRAAFAQHKVAFFVADWTRRDERISAKLAEFGRAGVPMYLVVSPAAPDKPEVLPELLTTDSVIEAVRRAAERVADAT
- a CDS encoding vWA domain-containing protein yields the protein MKLTAWAVERDGERGRDVHLLVTVEAESDAPRAPVAMNLVLDRSASMRGAPLSAAVEAAQLLVERAGPKDYLGLLAFDGVPEQLVPLRLMDAEARAELSESLSALDAGEGTALHEAVESGAAAVRRMFIPGARPKMLVLTDGEPSVGRRSLADFRALGSKVAESGITLHAMGLGRHYLPEILEALTGPAGTGFTHVDDAEGLPVATAALVAELFGEVGTEARLHVRPIGFTELLCRHRYPARVEGDSMSVGLGALSSAFPRRALFTGQLELAEWSLQVTTSWAERGDTRRVTVPVQRVLPDSPEGRFVRAVGAELDLVAAEASAWKALLRRNPTAAEHALAHAEEFLRELVRLSVEQVPAKRHVDRLADLRLAVERRSGDVPALGVRRARAADAHTGLSIVQPALPIVRKARN